From one Candidatus Rhodoluna planktonica genomic stretch:
- the rpmB gene encoding 50S ribosomal protein L28, translated as MAAYCQVTETRPQFGHAVSHAQNKTKRRFNPNIQKKTYFVPSLKRNVTLSLSARGIKVIDVRGIEAVVAELLARGEKI; from the coding sequence ATGGCAGCGTATTGCCAGGTGACTGAGACTCGCCCACAGTTTGGGCACGCAGTCTCACACGCTCAGAACAAGACCAAGCGTCGCTTCAACCCGAACATTCAGAAGAAGACTTACTTTGTTCCTTCACTGAAGCGCAACGTAACCCTAAGCCTCTCGGCTCGCGGCATCAAAGTTATTGATGTTCGTGGCATCGAGGCAGTAGTTGCCGAGCTGCTTGCTCGTGGCGAGAAGATCTAA
- a CDS encoding metal ABC transporter permease — MNLFDFSDYDQLIPLVSNSLIAGALLGLIGGLIGIFVMNRDMSFAVHGISELSFAGAAIALLIGFDVVTGSVVGSLLAAAIIGVLGAKAKERNSIVAVLMPAGLGLGILALALYEGRAANKFGLLTGQIVAVDNPQLGGLAAIAVTVLLALALVWRPLTFASLDPEVAAGRGVPIKALSFLFMVLLGLSVAAGVQIVGALLVMSLLVTPAAAALRLGLSPLATAIAAVVFAEVAVLGGILLALGAGLPISPYVTTISFLIYVVARVIERVKK, encoded by the coding sequence ATGAACCTATTCGACTTCAGCGACTACGACCAGCTCATCCCGCTGGTTTCAAATTCACTTATCGCCGGCGCCTTGCTGGGTTTGATCGGTGGATTAATCGGCATCTTTGTAATGAATCGAGACATGTCGTTTGCCGTTCACGGCATTAGCGAACTTAGTTTTGCCGGTGCCGCCATTGCATTGTTGATTGGCTTCGATGTGGTGACCGGTTCGGTGGTGGGCTCATTACTTGCCGCAGCAATCATCGGGGTTTTGGGGGCCAAGGCTAAAGAGCGAAATTCGATTGTCGCCGTTCTGATGCCGGCCGGTTTGGGCTTGGGCATTTTGGCACTAGCGCTATACGAGGGCAGAGCTGCAAACAAATTTGGTCTACTCACCGGTCAGATTGTTGCGGTAGATAATCCTCAGCTTGGTGGCCTAGCCGCAATTGCAGTTACGGTGTTGCTTGCCCTGGCTCTGGTTTGGCGACCATTAACCTTCGCCAGCCTTGATCCCGAAGTAGCGGCCGGTCGAGGTGTGCCAATCAAGGCCCTGTCATTTTTGTTTATGGTTTTGCTTGGATTGTCGGTGGCAGCCGGTGTCCAAATCGTTGGCGCCCTGCTGGTGATGAGTCTTTTAGTTACTCCGGCGGCTGCCGCACTGAGACTGGGGCTTTCACCTTTAGCGACAGCAATTGCTGCAGTGGTCTTTGCTGAGGTTGCTGTGCTCGGCGGCATTCTGCTTGCCCTTGGCGCTGGCTTGCCAATCAGCCCCTATGTGACCACAATCTCATTTTTGATTTACGTTGTTGCGCGTGTGATTGAGCGGGTGAAAAAGTGA
- a CDS encoding Fur family transcriptional regulator yields MKKIEAANAANNSEVAAKRNTWQKDAVKHALGEATGFVSAQQLHLVLRNHGSTIGLATVYRALADLAAAGIADSLQGDGGEVLYRACGEEHHHHLICRDCGLTKEIEADRVESWAEKVASEHGFANPSHTIDIFGTCSACQSQKIQSGVA; encoded by the coding sequence GTGAAAAAAATCGAAGCGGCTAACGCCGCTAATAATTCGGAGGTTGCGGCCAAACGCAACACCTGGCAAAAGGACGCTGTGAAACACGCACTCGGTGAGGCCACGGGTTTTGTTTCAGCCCAGCAACTGCATTTGGTTTTGCGCAATCACGGATCAACTATTGGTCTGGCAACCGTCTATCGGGCGCTCGCCGATCTAGCCGCCGCCGGAATTGCCGACTCACTTCAGGGTGATGGAGGCGAGGTTCTCTATCGAGCATGCGGTGAAGAGCATCACCATCACCTAATTTGCCGTGACTGCGGACTGACAAAAGAAATTGAGGCAGATAGGGTTGAAAGCTGGGCAGAAAAGGTAGCCAGCGAACATGGATTCGCCAATCCAAGCCACACAATCGACATTTTCGGCACCTGTTCGGCGTGTCAATCCCAAAAAATTCAATCTGGGGTTGCTTAA
- the rpsN gene encoding 30S ribosomal protein S14: protein MAKKSKIARNEQRKVVVERYAAKRLELKKALVDPNSTDEQREAARLGLQKLPRNASPVRVRGRDAVDGRPRGYLAKFGVSRVRFRKMAHDGELPGITKSSW from the coding sequence ATGGCAAAGAAAAGCAAGATTGCTCGCAACGAGCAGCGCAAGGTTGTCGTAGAGCGCTACGCAGCAAAGCGCCTCGAGCTAAAGAAGGCTCTTGTCGACCCAAACTCAACTGACGAGCAGCGCGAAGCAGCACGTCTAGGCCTACAGAAGCTTCCTCGTAACGCATCGCCAGTTCGCGTTCGCGGCCGCGATGCAGTTGACGGCCGTCCTCGCGGTTACCTCGCGAAGTTCGGTGTTTCACGTGTTCGCTTCCGCAAGATGGCACACGACGGAGAGCTTCCAGGCATCACCAAGTCTTCTTGGTAA
- the rpmG gene encoding 50S ribosomal protein L33 yields MAKKDKDIRPIIKLKSTAGTGFTYVTKKNRRNDPDRLVLKKYDPVVRQHVDFREER; encoded by the coding sequence ATGGCAAAAAAAGATAAGGACATCCGTCCAATCATCAAGCTGAAGTCGACCGCCGGCACTGGTTTCACTTACGTGACCAAAAAGAACCGTCGCAACGACCCAGACCGTCTAGTGCTAAAGAAGTACGACCCAGTGGTTCGTCAGCACGTTGATTTCCGCGAGGAGCGCTAA